A genomic window from Lepisosteus oculatus isolate fLepOcu1 unplaced genomic scaffold, fLepOcu1.hap2 HAP2_SCAFFOLD_37, whole genome shotgun sequence includes:
- the LOC138227423 gene encoding uncharacterized protein, translating into MEPSPKPGALSPSPKDTDSNRPAPLRQQDLISTYCPPPKIQLLKDTFQEKLMQEKEKKMIAMYNRRQEAALQKMRKCFQYVKYAAEKKMGNSYRFQAQQGPEKNIVGYDRSYPLKPMGNRKVSGPGEVQAVDRPEAQSDSLFAPTPPQDGHERPCDRPGRRGSRVRKPKDRTVLPMVATPPGQCPSHANGKDHFQLQEELRKVAEAEAALKEEHRRREASLQDVMHRKEAMMKDEIRQREAMMQAKLFRAQEELRMVPREMEDSREVAGRENRGEAERALPQRTMGQPPL; encoded by the coding sequence atggagcccagtcctaagcctggtgctctgtccccctccccaaaggacacagactcgaatcgacccgcgcccttaaggcaacaggatctgatctccacgtactgcccgcctcccaagatacagcttctgaaggacaccttccaagagaaactgatgcaggaaaaggagaaaaaaatgatcgccatgtacaatcggcggcaggaggcagctctacagaagatgagaaaatgtttccaatatgtcaaatacgctgcggagaagaagatggggaacagctatcgcttccaagcccaacagggccccgagaagaacattgtggggtatgatcggtcttaccccctgaagcctatgggtaacaggaaagtctccggccctggtgaggttcaggctgtggaccgcccggaagcacagagtgattccttgtttgcccccaccccgcctcaggatggtcatgagaggccctgcgacaggccgggcaggaggggctcaagagtacgcaaacctaaggacaggactgtcctccccatggtggcgacccctccaggacaatgcccttctcatgccaatgggaaggaccactttcagttgcaagaggagctacgaaaagtggccgaggcagaggccgcgctgaaggaggagcatcgccggagggaggcaagcctgcaggatgtgatgcaccggaaggaggccatgatgaaggacgagattcgccagagggaggccatgatgcaggcgaagctcttcagagctcaggaggagctgaggatggttccgagagagatggaagactccagagaggtggccggaagggaaaatagaggcgaggcagagcgagctttgccccagaggaccatgggccaaccaccgctctaa